The Bifidobacterium eulemuris genome includes a window with the following:
- a CDS encoding glycoside hydrolase family 43 protein, whose protein sequence is MKISNPVIPGFHADPSMIRVGDTYYIANSTFDWFPAVRLHESKDMVHWNTLPGALDRVSQIDMKGNCSSGGVWAPDLSYADGRFWLVYADVKMVDGAFKDCTNYLVTSEDIRGPWSEPIRLNGVGFDASLFHDDDGRKYLVQQTWDFREYHHPFDGITLTEFDVDTMRLKPETARTIWDGTEAKLVEGPHLYKINDYYYLFAAEGGTVYAHQESVARSRSLDALSFEGMPSDPFLTNFDTPRSYLQKQGHGSLVETPSGEWYYASLCARPWHHETEAANDPRGWCTLGRETSIQKVEWDEDGWPHIVGGHGGERYVDAPKDAVETVAPADHSQHDEFESDALGHDWNTLRVPFNEAMGRVGGGELTLRGQGSLRNLHDLSLVARRWQAFDFDAETKVEFRPTTYMAMAGLTNYYSDVTWSWVYVTWDEKRNTRVIEVAQNDFGVYTSFLKDDAIVVPDDVDAVWLRTKVRTHFYTYEYSFDGEQWHEIPVKLDAKLLSDDYVNQRYGGFFTGAFVGLACVDVAGYGTEATFNYFDYRELQFS, encoded by the coding sequence ATGAAGATCTCGAATCCGGTGATTCCCGGCTTCCACGCTGATCCTTCGATGATCCGCGTCGGCGACACCTACTACATCGCCAATTCCACATTCGACTGGTTCCCGGCCGTGCGTTTGCACGAATCCAAAGACATGGTGCACTGGAACACATTGCCTGGCGCACTGGACCGCGTCAGCCAGATCGATATGAAGGGCAACTGCTCGTCCGGAGGTGTGTGGGCGCCTGATCTCAGCTACGCCGACGGCAGGTTCTGGCTGGTGTACGCCGATGTCAAAATGGTCGACGGGGCGTTCAAGGACTGCACCAACTATCTGGTCACCTCCGAAGACATCCGTGGGCCTTGGAGCGAACCAATCCGTCTCAACGGCGTGGGATTCGACGCCAGTCTGTTCCATGACGACGACGGACGCAAGTATCTGGTGCAGCAGACCTGGGACTTCCGAGAATACCATCATCCTTTCGACGGGATCACCCTCACCGAATTCGATGTCGACACGATGCGGCTCAAGCCCGAAACCGCGCGCACCATCTGGGATGGCACCGAGGCCAAACTGGTCGAAGGACCGCATCTGTACAAAATCAACGACTACTACTATCTGTTCGCGGCCGAGGGCGGCACCGTGTACGCGCATCAGGAGTCGGTCGCCCGCTCCCGTTCATTGGACGCGCTCTCTTTCGAGGGGATGCCCAGCGATCCGTTCCTCACCAACTTCGACACCCCGCGATCCTACCTGCAGAAGCAGGGCCACGGTTCATTGGTCGAAACCCCGTCGGGGGAGTGGTACTACGCCTCGCTGTGCGCCCGCCCGTGGCATCACGAAACCGAGGCCGCTAACGATCCGCGCGGCTGGTGCACGCTGGGACGTGAGACCTCGATCCAGAAGGTCGAATGGGACGAGGACGGTTGGCCCCATATCGTCGGCGGTCACGGAGGCGAACGGTATGTCGACGCGCCCAAGGACGCGGTCGAAACCGTCGCCCCGGCCGACCACTCGCAGCACGACGAGTTCGAATCCGACGCTCTGGGGCATGACTGGAACACGCTGCGCGTGCCGTTCAACGAAGCCATGGGGCGTGTCGGTGGCGGCGAACTGACATTGCGGGGCCAGGGGTCGCTGCGCAACCTGCATGATTTGTCGCTGGTGGCGCGACGCTGGCAGGCCTTCGACTTCGACGCCGAAACCAAAGTCGAGTTCCGCCCGACCACCTACATGGCCATGGCCGGTCTGACCAACTATTATTCCGACGTGACCTGGTCGTGGGTGTACGTGACGTGGGATGAGAAGCGCAACACCCGCGTGATCGAAGTGGCGCAGAACGACTTCGGCGTCTACACCTCATTCCTGAAAGACGACGCCATCGTGGTGCCGGACGACGTGGATGCGGTCTGGCTGCGCACCAAAGTGCGCACGCACTTCTACACGTACGAATACTCCTTCGACGGCGAACAGTGGCATGAGATCCCGGTCAAACTCGACGCCAAGCTGTTGTCGGACGACTATGTGAACCAGCGCTATGGCGGATTCTTCACCGGAGCCTTCGTCGGACTGGCCTGCGTGGACGTGGCCGGCTACGGCACCGAAGCGACATTCAACTACTTCGACTATCGGGAGTTGCAATTTTCCTGA
- a CDS encoding ATP-binding protein yields the protein MTFIGREEELTALNELIDKNSFQMAVIYGRRRVGKTALISHVCAMSSQRALMFTAREQSSANNLADFSQAIYEFFGIPSSAGAIGNWLDAFTFIAEQAQADTEHPFILVFDEFPYAAATEKALPSILQIAIDHSFKQTNITLILCGSNEGFMESDVLGAKSPLYGRRTAQIRLKPFDLFTATKLMPSQSTWEDQIHYYAALGGTPYYLEQLDDAKTFSENIAALCFRTSGILYEEPAMLMRQELREPALYNSILNAIGAGQTRPKEIAEKAGVDANTVGAYLKTLSALGVIQRTVPFGEDASRSRKGLWTFKDPFFDFWYHFVSPYVSLIESGTASGAVRYATSGGVFETYVGAQFESLCMQWLLRECREGRLDFQPTAFGKWWGNDPVAREQTDIDIVMTDSFDRKMLLGECKWRNAFDESEAIDKLKRRTALIDFKGETAYYLFSKQHASEGTRAKADIDPSFTLIDAQSMLEG from the coding sequence ATGACATTCATCGGACGAGAAGAGGAGTTGACAGCCCTCAACGAACTTATCGATAAGAACAGCTTCCAGATGGCGGTCATCTATGGCCGGCGGCGCGTGGGTAAGACGGCCCTCATCTCACACGTATGCGCCATGAGCTCCCAGCGGGCGCTCATGTTCACCGCGCGAGAACAAAGCTCGGCCAACAATCTGGCCGATTTCTCCCAAGCCATATACGAATTCTTCGGCATCCCCTCCTCGGCCGGAGCCATCGGCAACTGGCTTGACGCCTTCACCTTCATCGCCGAACAAGCGCAAGCGGACACGGAGCATCCGTTCATTCTCGTCTTCGATGAGTTCCCATACGCGGCCGCGACGGAGAAAGCCCTGCCCTCCATCCTGCAGATCGCCATAGACCACTCGTTCAAGCAGACCAACATCACACTGATTCTGTGCGGCAGCAACGAGGGATTCATGGAAAGCGACGTGCTCGGCGCGAAAAGCCCGCTCTACGGCCGCCGCACCGCGCAGATCAGGCTGAAACCTTTCGACCTGTTCACCGCGACGAAGCTTATGCCCTCACAGAGCACCTGGGAGGATCAGATCCACTACTACGCCGCTCTGGGAGGAACCCCCTATTATCTCGAGCAACTCGACGATGCGAAAACATTCAGCGAGAACATCGCGGCATTATGCTTCCGTACCTCAGGAATCCTCTATGAGGAACCGGCCATGCTGATGCGGCAGGAACTCAGAGAACCGGCGCTCTACAATTCCATACTCAACGCGATAGGCGCAGGGCAAACACGCCCCAAGGAAATCGCCGAAAAAGCCGGAGTCGACGCCAATACCGTCGGCGCATATCTGAAAACGCTCTCCGCCCTTGGCGTGATCCAGCGAACGGTGCCTTTCGGAGAGGACGCATCGCGATCCAGAAAAGGACTGTGGACGTTCAAAGACCCGTTTTTCGACTTCTGGTACCACTTCGTCAGCCCCTACGTTTCGCTAATCGAAAGCGGCACCGCCTCCGGTGCCGTACGATACGCCACTTCCGGTGGAGTGTTCGAAACCTATGTCGGCGCTCAATTCGAGAGCCTGTGCATGCAATGGCTGTTGCGTGAATGCCGCGAAGGACGATTGGACTTCCAGCCCACAGCCTTCGGCAAATGGTGGGGCAACGATCCCGTGGCACGCGAGCAAACGGACATCGACATCGTCATGACCGACTCGTTCGACCGCAAGATGCTGTTGGGTGAATGCAAGTGGCGCAACGCCTTCGACGAATCTGAAGCGATCGACAAGCTCAAGCGGCGCACCGCGCTTATCGATTTCAAGGGCGAGACGGCCTATTACCTGTTCAGCAAGCAACACGCGTCCGAGGGCACCCGCGCGAAAGCCGACATCGACCCCTCGTTCACCCTCATCGACGCGCAGAGCATGCTGGAGGGATGA
- a CDS encoding glycerophosphodiester phosphodiesterase, producing MADNKTITVNLEMFGKDAAAKTAAANKVAKEFGISDEALAQVEDFKAELTKHNAWGLPFMGYVNEDGYGYAYVPDAAITMTPYWDAHQAFLALPEDVQTAFAIRMLFTHREVDRYGANMFLHYHRGFTVKWEGTGANQY from the coding sequence ATGGCAGACAACAAGACCATCACCGTGAATCTGGAGATGTTCGGCAAGGACGCCGCCGCCAAAACCGCCGCCGCGAACAAAGTGGCCAAGGAATTCGGCATCAGCGACGAGGCGCTCGCCCAGGTCGAGGACTTCAAGGCCGAACTCACCAAACACAACGCCTGGGGTCTGCCGTTCATGGGCTATGTGAACGAGGACGGCTACGGCTACGCCTACGTGCCGGACGCCGCCATCACCATGACTCCGTACTGGGACGCCCATCAGGCCTTCCTCGCCCTGCCCGAGGACGTGCAGACCGCATTCGCGATCCGCATGCTCTTCACCCACCGCGAAGTCGACCGCTACGGCGCCAACATGTTCCTGCACTACCACCGCGGCTTCACCGTCAAGTGGGAGGGCACCGGCGCCAACCAGTACTGA
- a CDS encoding sugar O-acetyltransferase: MTDDLKRLIDTDEDVRRLFSGRPMQYRKSQTLPQYTAQAMRACAAINRIYFDDPDEAYRLFHELIPGAGEGVQFTPPFNVDYGIGLTIGKGTFINKDFLIVGGGYIDIGENCLIGPRCSIATPNHALDADTRLEGWEHTSRVSIGNNVWFGVNVTVCPGVTIGDNSIIGAGSVVTHDIPADSIAVGNPCHVVRPIPDYDPAFAEVEGPDPSDRA, encoded by the coding sequence ATGACCGATGATCTCAAGCGTCTGATCGATACGGACGAGGATGTCCGACGACTGTTCTCCGGGCGCCCCATGCAGTACCGCAAATCGCAGACGCTGCCGCAATACACCGCGCAGGCGATGCGGGCGTGTGCCGCCATCAACCGCATCTACTTCGATGATCCCGACGAGGCATACCGCCTGTTCCACGAGCTCATTCCTGGCGCGGGGGAGGGCGTGCAGTTCACCCCGCCGTTCAATGTGGATTACGGCATCGGCCTGACCATCGGCAAAGGCACCTTCATCAACAAGGATTTCCTGATCGTCGGCGGCGGGTATATCGACATCGGCGAGAACTGCCTAATCGGCCCGCGCTGCTCCATCGCCACACCGAACCACGCGCTCGACGCCGACACTCGACTCGAGGGGTGGGAGCACACCTCCCGCGTGAGCATCGGCAATAATGTGTGGTTCGGCGTCAACGTCACCGTTTGCCCCGGGGTGACCATCGGCGACAATTCGATTATCGGTGCCGGCTCCGTCGTCACGCATGACATTCCTGCTGATTCCATCGCAGTCGGCAATCCGTGCCACGTGGTCAGGCCCATCCCCGATTATGACCCCGCATTCGCCGAAGTGGAAGGTCCTGATCCTTCCGACCGCGCATGA
- a CDS encoding xylulokinase: protein MARILVAGIDTSTQSTKVRVTDAATGEMVRFGQAKHPDGTSVNPEFWWNAFQEAAAQAGGLDDVAALSVGGQQHGMVILDKQGNVIRDAMLWNDVSSAPQAAALIDKLGEAPAQDGESEDVTARGKQRWVKAVGSSPVASFTLTKVAWVAENEPENAKRIAAICLPHDWLSWRIAGYGPVAEGEDAHLEALFTDRSDASGTIYYDAATDTYRRDLIAMVLEAAWGDAAAAKAAAESIVLPTVLGPRDAATAKASPAVAGKNIEGGCLLGPGGGDNAMAALGLGMAVGDVSVSLGTSGVAAAIAQNPVYDLTGAISGFADCTGHYLPLACTINGSRILDAGRAALGVDYDELADLAFQSEPGAGGITLVPYFDGERTPNRPDATASLTGLTLKNTTKANLARAFVEGLLCSQRDCLELIRALGAEVNRILLIGGGAKSVAIRTLAPAILGMDVTRPETDEYVAIGAARQAAWVLSGETEPPAWQLNIEGTDTAEPTPAVYEAYAAARG from the coding sequence ATGGCGAGAATTCTTGTGGCCGGCATCGATACGTCCACCCAGTCGACGAAGGTGCGTGTCACCGATGCCGCAACCGGCGAAATGGTCCGTTTCGGGCAGGCCAAGCATCCTGACGGCACCAGCGTGAACCCCGAGTTTTGGTGGAACGCCTTCCAGGAGGCCGCGGCGCAGGCCGGCGGTCTCGACGACGTCGCCGCCCTGTCCGTCGGCGGCCAGCAGCACGGCATGGTGATCCTCGACAAGCAGGGCAATGTGATCCGCGACGCCATGCTGTGGAACGACGTCAGTTCCGCCCCGCAGGCCGCCGCCCTGATCGACAAGCTCGGCGAGGCGCCCGCTCAGGACGGCGAAAGCGAGGACGTGACCGCACGAGGCAAGCAGCGCTGGGTCAAGGCCGTCGGCTCCTCCCCCGTCGCCTCCTTCACGCTGACCAAGGTGGCTTGGGTGGCCGAGAACGAACCCGAGAACGCCAAGAGGATCGCCGCCATCTGCCTGCCCCACGACTGGCTGAGCTGGCGCATCGCCGGCTACGGCCCTGTGGCCGAGGGCGAGGACGCCCATCTGGAAGCGCTGTTCACCGACCGTTCCGACGCCTCCGGCACCATCTATTACGACGCCGCCACCGACACCTACCGTCGCGATCTGATCGCCATGGTGCTCGAGGCGGCTTGGGGAGACGCGGCCGCCGCGAAGGCCGCCGCCGAATCGATCGTGCTGCCGACCGTGCTGGGACCGCGCGACGCAGCCACGGCGAAGGCCTCCCCCGCCGTCGCCGGCAAGAACATCGAAGGCGGTTGCCTCCTTGGCCCCGGCGGCGGAGACAATGCGATGGCCGCGCTGGGCCTGGGCATGGCCGTCGGCGACGTGTCCGTCTCGCTGGGCACTTCCGGCGTGGCCGCCGCGATCGCCCAGAACCCCGTCTACGACCTGACCGGCGCGATCTCCGGCTTCGCCGACTGCACCGGCCACTATCTGCCGCTCGCCTGCACCATCAACGGATCGCGCATTCTCGACGCGGGACGCGCCGCGCTCGGCGTGGACTACGACGAGCTGGCCGATCTGGCGTTCCAGTCCGAACCGGGAGCCGGCGGCATCACACTGGTGCCGTATTTCGACGGCGAGCGCACGCCGAACCGCCCGGACGCGACCGCATCGCTCACCGGTCTGACACTGAAGAACACCACCAAGGCGAATCTGGCCCGCGCCTTCGTCGAAGGCCTGCTGTGCTCGCAGCGCGATTGTCTCGAACTGATCCGCGCGCTCGGTGCCGAGGTCAACCGTATCCTGCTTATCGGCGGCGGCGCGAAGTCCGTGGCCATCCGCACGCTCGCCCCGGCGATTCTCGGCATGGACGTGACCCGCCCCGAAACCGACGAGTATGTGGCCATCGGCGCCGCCCGTCAGGCGGCGTGGGTGCTCTCCGGCGAAACGGAGCCGCCGGCGTGGCAGCTCAACATCGAGGGAACCGACACCGCCGAGCCCACGCCTGCGGTGTATGAGGCCTACGCGGCGGCGCGCGGCTGA
- a CDS encoding ROK family protein, with amino-acid sequence MGALRRINQDDLRNHNLSVTLDTLLRAQEPMSRADLAKTTGLTKATMSLLVSMLLDHGIIEEGTPAATAAFGRPSTPLVVRGGRFCGIGLQINTDGYGCLALDLNGDTLGQEWVSADMTGTDPYDIFARLDAMTFPLESRLKRRGCTVVGSGLALPGLVTEDMRLLVARNLGWENIDLTRFNVVRRLDAVAGNEAKMAALAQIPGYATERANFLNVVNRTDSFIYLSTDIGIGGAVVRDGEVVAGVQGFAGEIGHISVSLDGPVCSCGRHGCLECFAGRRALIEAAGLAEGDEATGGEALERFLQRWRGGDPVVADVVDRAVDALVSAIASAINLCDIDTVLLGGLWTYFGDELASVLGGRLRSEVLGSPERQVRVFVPPVAEHPSLYGAAEMGLRRFIDDPLHFMPED; translated from the coding sequence ATGGGGGCTTTACGTAGGATCAATCAGGACGATCTGCGCAACCACAATCTGTCCGTCACGTTGGACACGCTGCTGCGCGCTCAGGAGCCGATGAGCCGGGCGGATCTGGCCAAAACCACGGGACTGACCAAGGCGACCATGTCGCTGCTGGTCTCCATGCTGCTTGATCACGGCATCATCGAAGAGGGGACGCCCGCGGCAACGGCCGCATTCGGCCGACCCAGCACTCCGCTGGTGGTGCGGGGCGGGCGGTTCTGCGGCATCGGCCTGCAGATCAACACCGACGGATACGGATGCCTGGCGTTGGACCTGAACGGCGACACCCTCGGCCAGGAGTGGGTGAGCGCCGACATGACCGGCACCGATCCCTACGATATCTTCGCCAGACTCGACGCGATGACCTTTCCCCTGGAAAGCCGCCTGAAGCGGCGCGGCTGCACGGTGGTCGGCTCCGGCCTCGCCCTGCCCGGCCTCGTCACCGAGGATATGCGCCTGCTGGTGGCCCGCAACCTCGGCTGGGAGAACATCGACCTCACCCGCTTCAATGTGGTGCGCCGCCTTGACGCGGTGGCCGGCAACGAGGCGAAGATGGCCGCGCTGGCGCAGATCCCCGGGTACGCCACCGAGCGCGCGAACTTCCTGAACGTCGTGAACCGCACGGATTCCTTCATCTATCTGTCCACCGACATCGGCATCGGCGGCGCCGTGGTGCGCGACGGCGAGGTCGTGGCCGGCGTGCAGGGATTCGCCGGTGAGATCGGCCATATATCGGTGTCTCTGGATGGTCCGGTATGCAGCTGCGGGCGGCATGGCTGCCTCGAATGCTTCGCCGGACGGCGCGCCCTGATCGAAGCCGCGGGGCTTGCCGAAGGGGATGAAGCCACCGGAGGCGAGGCTCTCGAACGGTTCCTGCAACGATGGCGCGGCGGCGACCCCGTGGTGGCGGATGTGGTCGACCGCGCGGTGGACGCGTTGGTGTCGGCCATCGCCTCGGCCATCAACCTGTGCGATATCGACACCGTGCTGCTGGGCGGATTGTGGACGTATTTCGGCGACGAGCTCGCCAGTGTGCTCGGCGGTCGTCTGCGCTCCGAAGTGCTGGGCTCCCCCGAACGGCAGGTGCGTGTGTTCGTGCCGCCGGTCGCCGAACACCCCTCGCTGTACGGCGCCGCGGAAATGGGCCTGAGGCGCTTCATCGACGATCCGTTGCATTTCATGCCCGAAGACTGA
- the rpmE gene encoding 50S ribosomal protein L31 translates to MKQGIHPDYHAVEVLCSCGNTFVTRSTANGDHMTADVCSKCHPFYTGKQKILDTGGRVARFEKRYGKKTK, encoded by the coding sequence ATGAAGCAGGGTATTCATCCCGATTATCATGCCGTCGAGGTTCTGTGCTCGTGCGGCAACACCTTCGTCACCCGTTCCACCGCCAATGGCGATCATATGACGGCCGACGTGTGCTCGAAGTGCCACCCCTTCTACACCGGCAAGCAGAAGATCCTCGACACCGGCGGCCGCGTCGCCCGTTTCGAGAAGCGCTACGGCAAGAAGACCAAGTAG
- the prfA gene encoding peptide chain release factor 1: protein MANEQFPAALTALEEYRSIEQQMADPQIVSDPDQLRKLGRRHAELGSIVSAYTAYAQVRDDLEAAREMAADDPDFAEEAKRLEAELPGVEEKLRTALIPRDPDDARDTIMEIKAGTGGEEAALFAGDLLRMYTRYAEKRGWTVNIQSENTTELGGVKDVQVAIRAKGTPAPEDGVWASLKYEGGVHRVQRVPVTESQGRIQTSAAGVIVFPEADEDDDEIEIDAKDLKIDIFMSSGPGGQSVNTTYSAVRMTHIPTGIVVSMQDEKSQIQNRAAALRVLKSRLLAMKHEQEAAEAADMRHSQVRSLDRSERIRTYNFPENRIVDHRTNYKAYNLDAVLDGDLQAVIDSDIQADEAERLASQQ from the coding sequence ATGGCAAACGAACAGTTTCCCGCGGCTTTGACCGCTTTGGAGGAATACCGTTCCATCGAACAACAGATGGCCGATCCGCAGATCGTGTCCGATCCGGACCAACTGCGCAAACTCGGACGGCGCCACGCCGAACTGGGGTCCATCGTCTCCGCGTACACGGCCTACGCGCAGGTGCGCGACGACCTTGAGGCGGCCCGGGAGATGGCCGCCGACGATCCCGATTTCGCCGAGGAGGCCAAGCGTCTGGAAGCCGAGCTGCCGGGGGTGGAAGAGAAGCTGCGCACCGCGCTGATCCCGCGCGATCCGGACGACGCCCGCGACACGATTATGGAGATCAAGGCCGGCACCGGCGGCGAGGAGGCCGCGCTGTTCGCCGGCGATCTGCTGCGCATGTATACGCGCTACGCCGAAAAGCGCGGATGGACCGTCAACATCCAATCCGAGAACACCACCGAGCTTGGCGGCGTCAAGGACGTGCAGGTGGCGATCCGCGCCAAGGGCACTCCCGCTCCCGAGGACGGCGTGTGGGCGAGCCTGAAGTACGAAGGCGGCGTGCACCGCGTGCAGCGCGTGCCCGTCACCGAATCGCAGGGCCGCATCCAGACCTCCGCGGCCGGCGTGATCGTGTTCCCCGAGGCCGACGAGGACGACGATGAGATCGAGATCGACGCCAAAGACCTCAAAATCGATATCTTCATGAGCTCCGGCCCGGGCGGCCAGTCCGTGAACACCACGTATTCCGCGGTGCGTATGACGCATATCCCCACCGGCATCGTGGTGAGCATGCAGGACGAGAAGTCGCAGATCCAGAACCGCGCGGCCGCGCTGCGCGTGCTTAAAAGCCGACTGTTGGCCATGAAGCATGAGCAGGAGGCCGCCGAGGCCGCCGACATGCGCCACTCCCAGGTGCGTTCCCTCGACCGTTCAGAACGCATCCGCACCTACAACTTCCCGGAGAACCGCATCGTCGACCATCGCACGAACTACAAGGCGTACAACCTCGACGCCGTGCTCGACGGCGATCTGCAGGCCGTGATCGACTCCGACATCCAGGCCGATGAGGCCGAGCGTCTCGCCAGCCAGCAATGA
- the prmC gene encoding peptide chain release factor N(5)-glutamine methyltransferase, whose amino-acid sequence MIDPTNTTQPVADTIRAAARTLREAGIETPEHDAKLLLAEAHGCEPCDVDKAGLMGERWSDAAADRRFASFIARRAAREPLQHITGHAPFRYLDLKVGPGVFIPRPETETVVQAGLDWITQQGLYSPRVVDLCAGSGAIGLSVVTEVPGSQVWAVELSDRTAEWTRRNLADTAKRYPSIASNYQLEVADATDATTLAHLDGTIDLVITNPPYVPLSAVPEQPEVRDHDPALALYGGSTDGTLIPERIIERAWRLLRDGGALVMEHDVSQGDQLAGYAHSVGFVESRTERDWTGRERYLFAVR is encoded by the coding sequence ATGATCGATCCGACCAATACGACGCAACCGGTCGCCGACACCATCCGCGCGGCCGCGCGAACCTTGCGTGAGGCGGGAATCGAAACCCCCGAACACGACGCCAAACTCCTGCTGGCCGAAGCCCACGGATGCGAGCCGTGTGATGTGGACAAAGCCGGACTGATGGGGGAGCGCTGGAGCGACGCCGCCGCCGACCGACGTTTCGCGTCGTTCATCGCCCGGCGCGCCGCGCGCGAACCCCTGCAGCACATCACGGGGCACGCGCCCTTCCGTTATCTCGACTTGAAGGTCGGGCCGGGCGTGTTCATTCCGCGTCCGGAAACCGAAACCGTGGTGCAGGCCGGCCTCGACTGGATCACCCAGCAGGGACTGTACAGCCCCCGCGTGGTGGACCTGTGCGCGGGCAGCGGCGCCATCGGCCTGTCCGTCGTCACGGAAGTGCCCGGCAGCCAGGTATGGGCGGTGGAACTGAGCGATCGCACGGCCGAATGGACCCGGCGCAACCTCGCCGACACGGCGAAACGATACCCCTCCATCGCCTCCAACTATCAGCTGGAGGTCGCCGACGCCACCGACGCGACCACACTCGCGCATCTCGACGGCACCATCGACCTCGTGATCACCAATCCGCCGTACGTGCCGTTGTCGGCGGTCCCCGAACAGCCCGAAGTGCGCGACCACGATCCGGCCCTGGCACTCTACGGCGGTTCGACGGACGGCACGCTGATCCCCGAGCGCATCATCGAACGCGCCTGGCGACTGCTGCGCGACGGCGGCGCGCTGGTGATGGAGCATGACGTCAGCCAAGGCGACCAACTGGCCGGATACGCACATTCCGTAGGGTTCGTCGAATCCCGCACCGAACGCGACTGGACCGGGCGGGAACGGTATCTTTTCGCGGTCCGCTAG
- a CDS encoding L-threonylcarbamoyladenylate synthase, translated as MTSEPRIRGINDDSLALAAELVHAGELIVMPTDTVYGVACDPRNPDAIARIFAIKRRPRFKSLQVLLHSIDQLDELGLELPAPLNRLAAQFLPGAFSPIALAREDCDLCTLSRASLGACTQGVRIPNSAAALAILRATGPLAASSANLSGQDSAQSVNEAAAALGDQVALYLDGGPTQGHVASTVVAADPHGRDGIEILREGVIASHVIRKALHMNGGGLGA; from the coding sequence ATGACGAGCGAACCGCGCATCCGAGGAATCAACGACGACTCGCTCGCCCTGGCGGCCGAACTGGTCCATGCGGGCGAACTCATCGTGATGCCGACCGACACGGTGTACGGCGTGGCCTGCGATCCGCGCAACCCGGACGCCATCGCGCGCATCTTCGCCATCAAACGGCGTCCCCGATTCAAATCCCTGCAGGTGCTGCTGCACTCCATCGACCAGCTCGACGAGCTTGGGCTGGAGCTGCCCGCACCGCTCAACCGGCTGGCCGCGCAGTTCCTGCCCGGCGCGTTCTCTCCGATCGCCCTGGCCCGCGAGGACTGCGACCTGTGCACCCTGTCGCGCGCGTCCTTAGGCGCGTGCACGCAAGGCGTGCGCATCCCCAACTCCGCGGCGGCGCTCGCCATCCTGCGGGCTACCGGTCCGCTGGCGGCCTCCAGCGCGAACCTGTCCGGTCAGGACAGCGCGCAAAGCGTGAATGAGGCCGCGGCCGCGCTGGGCGATCAGGTGGCGCTGTATCTGGACGGCGGCCCGACCCAAGGGCATGTGGCCAGCACGGTGGTCGCCGCCGATCCGCACGGACGCGACGGCATCGAGATTCTGCGCGAAGGCGTGATCGCCTCGCATGTGATCCGCAAAGCGTTGCATATGAACGGCGGAGGGCTCGGCGCATGA